A stretch of the Solanum dulcamara chromosome 6, daSolDulc1.2, whole genome shotgun sequence genome encodes the following:
- the LOC129891463 gene encoding probable protein phosphatase 2C 27 yields the protein MCIQDSEQVNEGMENLVISNTDDNGKNQTLHSEAEFQHTQNENLGKITTSSPSVMRNSIPLESISEDTTIADRKQLLFSNFLPALRSGDWSDIGGRLDMEDTHICIADLAKNFGHNILGEDAISFYGVFDGHGGKGASQFVRDYLPKIIVEDADFPLELEKVVTRSFAETDAAFAKSCSVDSALSSGTTALTAMIFGRSLLVANAGDCRAVVSRRGLAIEMSKDHRPSCVTEKTRIESVGGFVDDDYLNGQLGVTRALGDWHIKGLKEVEKGGPLSAEPELKLLTLTKEDEFLIIGSDGIWDVFRSQNAVDFARRRLQEHNNVKRCCKEIVDEAKKRGAIDNLTVVMVCFHSEPPPPVVFQRSRIRKSISAEGLANLRSLLEG from the exons ATGTGCATTCAAGATTCAGAACAAGTGAATGAGGGTATGGAGAATTTGGTCATTTCCAACACTGATGACAATGGCAAGAACCAAACTTTACATTCTGAAGCTGAATTTCAACATACCCAAaatgagaatttgggaaaaatTACTACTTCTAGTCCTTCTGTGATGAGAAACTCAATCCCA CTGGAAAGTATTTCAGAAGACACAACTATTGCAGATCGGAAACAGTTACTCTTTAGTAACTTCCTCCCTGCCCTTAGGTCTGGAGATTGGTCTGACATTGGAGGTCGCCTTGATATGGAAGACACTCACATCTGTATTGCGGACCTAGCTAAGAATTTTGGCCATAATATACTTGGTGAGGATGCTATTTCCTTCTATGGA GTCTTTGATGGACATGGAGGGAAAGGAGCATCACAGTTTGTTCGTGATTACTTACCAAAGATCATTGTCGAGGATGCTGATTTTCCTCTGGAACTTGAGAAAGTGGTTACAAGATCTTTCGCAGAGACGGATGCTGCCTTTGCCAAGTCATGCTCTGTTGACTCAGCCTTGTCCTCCGGCACTACTGCACTCACTGCAATGATATTTGGAAG ATCACTACTTGTGGCAAATGCTGGTGATTGTCGAGCAGTTGTATCTCGACGTGGACTGGCTATAGAAATGTCAAAGGATCACAGACCTTCTTGTGTTACTGAGAAAACTCGTATCGAGTCAGTAGGTGGATTTGTTGATGATGACTATTTGAATGGACAGCTAGGCGTGACCCGGGCATTAGGTGACTGGCACATTAAAGGATTGAAGGAGGTTGAGAAGGGCGGGCCATTGAGTGCTGAACCAGAACTGAAGTTGCTGACGTTGACAAAGGAGGATGAGTTCCTGATTATTGGTAGTGATGGAATATGGGATGTTTTCCGAAGCCAAAATGCAGTTGATTTTGCTCGGAGGAGACTGCAGGAGCATAACAATGTAAAGCGATGCTGCAAGGAAATAGTAGATGAGGCCAAAAAGCGCGGTGCCATAGACAACTTAACAGTAGTCATGGTCTGTTTTCACTCCGAGCCTCCACCTCCAGTTGTTTTTCAAAGATCAAGAATAAGGAAAAGTATATCCGCCGAGGGACTTGCAAATCTAAGATCTTTGCTTGAAGGCTAG
- the LOC129891462 gene encoding 110 kDa U5 small nuclear ribonucleoprotein component CLO, protein MDDSLYDEFGNYIGPEIESDEESDREEEEDELPDRSDDERVASDGEKQPGGSNGWLAIQDDDDIDMDNQVVLAEDKKYYPTAEEVYGEEVETLVMDEDEQPLEMPIIKPVKNLKFELGVKDSSTYVSTQFLLGLMSNPALVRNVALVGHIHHGKTLFMDMLVEQTHHISTFDQNSEKHMRYTDTRIDEQERRISIKSVPMSLVLEDSNSKSYLCNIMDAPGHVNFSDEMTAALRLADGAVLIVDAVEGVMVNTERAIRHAILERIPIVLVINKVDRLITELKLPPKDAYFKLKHIVETVNNQITAASSTAGNAQLIDPALGNVCFASATAGWSFTLQSFAKLYVKLHGIAFDANKFASRLWGDFYFDPDTRSFKKKPPASGVERSFVQFVLEPLYKIYSQVIGEHKKSVEATLAELGVTLSNAAYRLNVRPLLRLACSAVFGTATGFTDMLVHHIPSAKAAAARKVEHIYTGPKDSAIYKAMENCDSAGPLMVNVTKLYPKPDCSVFDAFGRVYSGEIMTGQTVRVLGEGYSPDDEEDMTVKEVTKLWVYQARYRIPISKAPPGAWVLIEGVDASIMKTATLCNLEFDEDVYIFRPLQFNTLPVVKTATEPLNPSELPKMVEGLRKISKSYPLAITKVEESGEHTILGTGELYLDSIMKDLRELYSEVEVKVADPVVSFCETVVESSSMKCFAETPNKKNKITMIAEPLERGLAEDIENGVVSIDWPRKKLGEFFQTKYDWDLLAARSIWAFGPDKQGPNILLDDTLSSEVDKSLLNAVKDSIVQGFQWGAREGPLCDEPIRNVKFKIVDAKIAPEPLHRGTGQIIPTARRVAYSAFLMATPRLMEPVYYVEIQTPMDCLSAIYTVLSRRRGHVTADVPQPGTPAYIVKAFLPVIESFGFETDLRYHTQGQAFCLSVFDHWAIVPGDPLDKSIVLRPLEPAPIQHLAREFMVKTRRRKGMSEDVSINKFFDEAMMVELAQQDADLHLQMM, encoded by the exons ATGGATGATAGCTTGTATGATGAATTTGGGAACTATATTGGTCCTGAAATAGAGTCTGATGAGGAAAGTGATAGGGAAGAGGAAGAGGATGAGCTTCCCGATAGGAGTGATGATGAGAGAGTTGCATCTGATGGTGAGAAGCAGCCTGGTGGATCAAATGGATGGCTTGCTATTCAAGACGATGATGATATTGACATGGATAATCAAGTTGTTCTTGCTGAAGACAAGAAATATTACCCAACAGCTGAAGAGGTTTATGGTGAAGAAGTTGAGACTTTGGTAATGGATGAAGATGAACAGCCACTTGAAATGCCAATAATTAAACCGGTGAAGAATCTCAAGTTTGAACTTGGGGTAAAGGATTCGTCCACTTATGTTTCGACTCAGTTTCTATTAGGTCTGATGTCCAATCCAGCATTGGTTAGAAATGTTGCTCTAGTGGGACACATACATCATGGGAAGACTTTGTTTATGGATATGCTAGTGGAGCAAACACACCATATATCTACGTTTGATCAGAACAGTGAGAAGCATATGAGGTATACAGATACAAGAATAGATGAGCAGGAGAGGAGGATATCAATTAAGTCTGTTCCTATGTCGTTAGTTCTCGAAGATAGCAATTCTAAGTCTTACCTATGTAACATTATGGATGCTCCCGGCCATGTCAACTTCTCCGATGAAATGACTGCTGCTTTAAGACTTGCTGATGGGGCAGTTTTGATTGTTGATGCAGTTGAAGGAGTGATG GTAAATACAGAAAGGGCCATTAGGCATGCAATTCTAGAACGTATTCCGATTGTTCTTGTGATCAACAAG gTTGACAGATTGATAACTGAGCTTAAATTGCCTCCGAAGGACGCCTACTTCAAATTAAAGCACATAGTTGAAACTGTCAACAATCAAATTACAGCTGCCTCATCCACAGCTGGAAATGCACAATTAATTGATCCTGCTCTAGGGAATGTCTGCTTTGCAAGTGCAACAGCAGGATGGTCATTCACTCTGCAGTCATTTGCCAAACTGTATGTTAAGCTTCACGGAATTGCATTTGATGCCAACAAGTTTGCTTCGCGGCTTTGGGGGGACTTCTACTTTGATCCTGATACAAGAAGTTTCAAGAAGAAACCGCCTGCAAGTGGGGTTGAAAGATCTTTTGTTCAGTTCGTTCTTGAACCTCTTTACAAAATCTATAGCCAAGTGATTGGAGAGCACAAGAAGAGTGTTGAAGCAACCCTAGCAGAACTTGGGGTGACACTAAGCAATGCAGCTTACCGTTTAAATGTAAGGCCTCTGCTGAGGCTGGCTTGCAGTGCTGTTTTTGGAACTGCCACTGGGTTTACTGACATGTTGGTTCATCACATCCCTTCTGCTAAAGCTGCCGCAGCTAGGAAAGTGGAACACATATACACGGGTCCAAAGGATTCAGCAATTTACAAAGCAATGGAAAATTGTGATTCCGCTGGCCCGTTGATGGTTAATGTGACAAAGCTGTATCCCAAACCAGATTGTAGTGTTTTTGATGCTTTTGGTAGGGTTTACAGCGGAGAAATAATGACAGGGCAGACAGTACGCGTTCTGGGTGAGGGCTATTCACCTGATGATGAAGAGGATATGACTGTAAAAGAAGTTACAAAGCTGTGGGTATATCAAGCTAGATACAGGATACCCATTAGTAAGGCTCCTCCAGGTGCATGGGTTCTGATTGAAGGAGTGGATGCTTCAATCATGAAAACTGCTACTCTTTGTAATTTGGAATTTGATGAGGATGTATACATATTTCGCCCTCTTCAGTTCAATACTCTTCCTGTGGTGAAAACAGCAACTGAGCCTTTGAATCCTAGCGAATTGCCCAAAATGGTGGAGGGGCTTAGGAAAATCAGCAAGAGTTATCCTCTTGCGATCACAAAGGTTGAAGAGTCCGGTGAACACACAATATTAGGTACTGGTGAATTGTACCTAGATTCCATAATGAAGGACCTTAGGGAGCTTTACTCCGAGGTGGAAGTGAAG GTGGCTGATCCAGTTGTCTCATTCTGTGAAACTGTGGTGGAGTCGTCTTCAATGAAATGTTTTGCTGAAACACctaacaagaaaaataaaatcaccATG ATTGCTGAACCTCTGGAGAGAGGACTTGCTGAGGACATCGAGAACGGTGTTGTAAGCATAGATTGGCCTAGAAAGAAACTAGGTGAATTTTTCCAAACCAAATATGACTGGGATCTTCTTGCTGCACGGTCTATTTGGGCATTTGGACCTGATAAGCAG GGGCCTAACATCTTGTTGGATGACACACTCTCAAGTGAAGTGGACAAGAGCTTGTTGAATGCTGTTAAAGATTCTATTGTTCAGGG GTTTCAATGGGGAGCTCGGGAAGGACCCCTCTGCGATGAGCCCATTAGAAATGTTAAATTCAAGATAGTCGATGCAAAGATAGCACCGGAGCCATTGCATCGTGGAACGGGTCAGATTATTCCAACTGCACGACGTGTAGCCTACTCTGCTTTCCTTATGGCTACACCCAGACTTATGGAACCTGTGTATTATGTGGAG ATCCAAACGCCCATGGATTGTCTCTCGGCTATATACACCGTGTTGTCTCGCAGGCGTGGACATGTTACTGCTGATGTTCCTCAACCTGGGACCCCTGCCTACATTGTCAAG GCATTTTTACCCGTTATTGAGTCCTTCGGTTTTGAAACGGACTTGAGGTATCACACCCAAGGGCAGGCTTTTTGTCTTTCTGTGTTTGATCATTGGGCTATTGTCCCTGGGGATCCTCTTGACAAGAGCATTGTTCTACGACCACTGGAGCCTGCCCCAATTCAGCATCTGGCTCGTGAGTTCATGGTGAAGACAAGGCGTAGAAAG GGAATGAGTGAAGACGTGAGCATCAACAAGTTCTTTGACGAGGCTATGATGGTAGAGCTTGCGCAGCAGGATGCTGATCTTCACTTGCAGATGATGTAG